Proteins from a genomic interval of bacterium:
- a CDS encoding competence/damage-inducible protein A: MSAEIITIGTELLTGSTTNTNASYLAEKLTSMGIETCFQTSVGDNYPHLESVLSEAIKRSEVIIVTGGLGPTVDDITKQAVSSVLKTRLILETSILSKIERFFKDRKKEIPSNNYNQALIIRGSMIINNETGTAPGLIIERGKNTIILLPGVPRELKQMFEHTVSKYLGKKYSKNLVIKSRTLRTFGLGESDLDEKITHVTEKYSNPCIAFLAHTTEVDIKITAKAGNQGIADSLIADVETQIRDCLGDCVFGADDETMEKIVAAILTLRNKTIAVAESCTGGLISNLLTNVSGSSAYFIESIIAYSNEAKIRLLHVSLHTIEEFGAVSSQTASAMAKGIKELAGTDYGLSVTGIAGPTGGTSEKPVGLVYIGLAHQNGVDTSEHKFFGTRDIIKQKAAQTALDTIRKYLINQT; encoded by the coding sequence ATGTCTGCAGAAATTATCACTATTGGAACAGAGCTGCTCACAGGTAGCACTACCAACACAAATGCATCATACCTTGCAGAAAAACTTACCTCCATGGGTATAGAAACTTGTTTCCAGACATCTGTTGGAGATAACTATCCTCATCTAGAATCAGTGCTTTCTGAAGCAATTAAACGCTCAGAAGTAATTATTGTTACTGGAGGGTTGGGTCCAACTGTAGATGACATAACTAAACAAGCTGTATCCAGTGTTCTGAAAACTCGCCTGATTCTGGAAACCAGCATCCTCTCAAAAATAGAACGGTTCTTTAAGGATAGAAAAAAGGAAATACCCTCTAACAATTATAATCAAGCTCTTATTATCAGAGGATCTATGATTATTAATAATGAAACAGGAACAGCTCCTGGCTTAATTATTGAAAGAGGCAAAAATACCATCATTCTGCTTCCTGGTGTTCCGAGAGAATTAAAACAAATGTTTGAACATACTGTTTCTAAATATCTTGGGAAAAAATACAGTAAAAATCTTGTCATTAAATCTCGAACATTAAGAACCTTTGGTCTTGGAGAATCAGATCTTGACGAAAAAATTACACATGTTACAGAAAAATATTCAAATCCATGTATTGCATTCCTGGCCCATACTACAGAGGTGGATATAAAAATAACTGCAAAGGCTGGCAATCAGGGTATTGCTGATTCCTTGATAGCAGATGTGGAAACTCAGATAAGAGATTGCCTTGGAGACTGTGTGTTTGGCGCAGATGATGAAACAATGGAAAAAATTGTTGCCGCTATTCTAACACTGCGAAATAAAACAATTGCTGTTGCTGAATCATGCACCGGAGGGTTGATCTCTAATCTCCTAACAAATGTCTCTGGAAGTTCAGCATATTTCATTGAATCTATTATTGCTTATAGTAATGAAGCAAAAATCAGATTGCTACATGTTTCTTTACACACAATTGAAGAATTCGGAGCAGTAAGCTCCCAGACAGCAAGTGCTATGGCAAAAGGGATAAAAGAACTTGCAGGTACTGATTACGGTCTTTCAGTAACAGGAATAGCAGGACCAACAGGCGGAACTTCAGAGAAACCAGTAGGCTTGGTTTATATCGGACTTGCGCATCAGAATGGAGTAGATACCTCAGAACACAAGTTTTTTGGAACCAGAGACATTATTAAACAAAAAGCTGCACAAACTGCGCTGGATACAATTAGAAAATATCTTATAAATCAGACATAA
- the thpR gene encoding RNA 2',3'-cyclic phosphodiesterase gives MNTVRSFIAINIPAKIRNKLEKIQDDLKKSNAALQLVKPENIHITLKFLGNVPVESINDIQDAINESISRFKIFSVSFEKTGAFPNPQYPRVIWVGIEKGREELSLINTKIENSLSRFSLHQENRKFQPHLTIARVRSGKNRERIVNALEELKNIRVGEMLAEEICLMESMLKPQGAQYKTLKFFYLT, from the coding sequence ATGAATACCGTCCGAAGCTTTATTGCTATTAACATCCCGGCTAAAATTAGGAATAAACTAGAAAAAATCCAGGATGACTTGAAGAAATCTAACGCGGCTCTGCAGCTTGTAAAACCTGAAAACATACATATCACCCTGAAATTTCTGGGCAATGTTCCTGTTGAGAGCATAAATGACATTCAAGACGCAATTAATGAGAGTATCTCAAGATTCAAGATATTTTCAGTATCTTTTGAGAAGACAGGTGCCTTCCCAAATCCACAATATCCAAGAGTAATATGGGTTGGTATAGAAAAAGGCAGAGAGGAGCTTTCTCTTATAAATACTAAAATAGAGAATTCACTTTCCAGGTTTTCCCTGCATCAAGAAAACCGCAAATTTCAACCTCATCTTACTATTGCAAGAGTCCGTTCTGGCAAAAACCGTGAGAGGATTGTAAATGCCTTGGAAGAATTAAAAAATATCAGAGTAGGTGAAATGCTTGCAGAAGAAATCTGTCTGATGGAAAGCATGCTTAAGCCTCAAGGCGCGCAGTATAAAACTTTAAAATTTTTTTACTTGACATGA
- a CDS encoding GntR family transcriptional regulator, translating into MIKLRPDTWVPKYEQIKNIIRNEISKGKYAAGSRIPSENKLPKLFNVGKNTVLKAVGDLVNDGILYREQGRGTFVANLHSPRSDSRNIGLYLMSQQRDMTDAEKLTFFTPNYPIRVKLS; encoded by the coding sequence ATGATAAAGTTGAGACCAGATACATGGGTTCCTAAGTACGAACAAATTAAGAATATTATTCGAAATGAGATCTCCAAAGGAAAATATGCAGCCGGTAGTCGTATTCCCTCAGAAAATAAACTTCCGAAATTATTTAATGTAGGTAAAAATACAGTGTTAAAGGCAGTTGGAGACCTGGTTAATGATGGAATTCTCTACAGGGAACAGGGTAGAGGAACTTTTGTTGCTAATTTACATTCCCCAAGAAGTGATTCTAGAAATATAGGACTATATTTAATGTCGCAGCAAAGAGATATGACTGATGCTGAAAAACTTACTTTTTTTACTCCCAATTACCCCATACGTGTTAAGTTAAGCTAA